Below is a genomic region from Streptomyces sp. RPA4-2.
CGCCCGGGTGTCGTCGCCATGGCGTACGTGGTCCGCGCGGTCGTCGTCCGCCGTCCGGGACGACGACCCGGCGACCGCGGCCGTGCTGTCGTCCGTGACGGCCAGGGCCGTCGCCGTGCCGCCCCCGATCAGGGCCGCGGCCGCCACGGCGGCGATGACGATGTTGCGCTTCATATCGGTTCCTCCTCATGTGCCGGACTCTGCCTGGTGATCCGTGCGAGACCGGCCCCAAGTCGTCCGGTGCGTTGCTGCGTTGCCGACGGGAACCAATGTCGGCGAGGGTCGCTGAACGCAGCCTGAAGCCGCCTGAAGACTTCTTCAGGTTCGGTTTGGGACGCTGGGCGCATGCGCCTGTTGATCGTGGAGGACGAGAAGCGGCTGGCCCTGTCGCTCGCCAAGGGACTGAGGGCCGAGGGGTACGCCGTGGACGTCGTCCACGACGGAGCCGAGGGACTGCATCGGGCGAGCGAGGGCGCCTACGACCTCGTCGTCCTCGACATCATGCTGCCCGGCATGAACGGCTATCGCGTCTGCGCCGCACTGCGCGCCGCCGGACACGACGTGCCGATCCTCATGCTCACCGCGAAGGACGGCGAGTACGACGAGGCGGAGGGGCTGGACACCGGCGCCGACGACTATCTGACCAAGCCGTTCGCGTACGTGGTGCTGGTGGCCCGGGTGAAGGCGCTGCTGCGGCGCGGGCGGTCCGCCCACCCGCCGGTGCGGGTCCTGGGCGAGCTGACGGTCGACACCGCGGCCCGGCGCGTCTTCCGCGGCGCGGACGAGGTCGCCCTCACGGCGAAGGAGTTCTCGGTCCTGGAGCAGCTCGTGCTGCGGGCCGGACAGGTCGTCTCGAAGGCCGAGATCCTCGAACACGTCTGGGACTTCGCCTACGACGGGGACCCGAACATAGTCGAGGTCTACGTGAGCACCCTGCGGCGCAAGCTCGGGGCGGCGTTCATCCGGACCGTGCGCGGGGCCGGCTACCGGCTGGAAGCGCGATGAGCCGGCTCTTCGGATCCGTCCGGGCCAAGGCCACGCTCGGCGCGACCGTCGTGGTGGCCATCGCGCTGGTGGCCGCGGGCGCCGCCGTCCTGCTGTCCCTCCGTGCCAACCTGAACGGCCAGGCCGGCACGGAGGCGGAGCGCAGCGCCCGCGAGGTCGCGGCCGACCTGTCCGGCGGGGCGTCCTACGACCGGCTGCGGCTGGACGACGACCAGCGTCCCGTCCAGGTGGTCGACGGGAAGGGCGTACTGGTCGCCGCCAGCGAGAACCTGCGGCGGATCAGCGGCACGGGGACCGGCGCGGTGAAGCCGCGGGCCCAGCGGACGGCCGCCCCGGGGAGCGACGGCGACGCGGCGGACGACCACGGCGGCGGCAAGGGCGGCGACGACAAGGGTGGCGACGGCAAGGGTGGTGGCGACGACAAGGGTGGCGACGGCCGGGGGAAGGACGGCCGGGGCCGCGGCACGGGTGCGGACGACGACTACTCTCTCGAACCCGGCCGGATCGGCGCCGAGGTGAACTTCGGCGAGGGCTCCGCCACGCTCGGCGGGGACACGGCGGACTACCGGTTCGCCGCCGTCGAGGTGAGTGTCAAGAGCAAGGGCGCGCTGACCGTGTACGCGGGCGCGCCGCTCTCCGCCGAACAGGGCGCCGTACGCACGGCCCTGACGGTCATGCTGACCGGTCTCCCGCTGCTGCTGGCCGTGGTGGCCGCCGTGACCTGGCGGGTCACCCGGCGCGCGCTGCGGCCCGTCGAGGGCATCCGCAGCGAGATGGCCGCGATCACGGCCTCCGAGGACCTCGCACGGCGCGTGCCCGTGCCGGACACCCAGGACGAGGTCGCGGGTCTGGCGCGGACCACCAACGAGACGCTGGCCGCGCTGGAGACGTCCGTCGAGCGGCAGCGCCGGTTCGTCGCCGACGCCTCGCACGAACTGCGCAGCCCCATCGCCTCCCTGCGCACCCAGCTCGAAGTGGGCGCCGCGCACCCGGAACTGCTGGATGTGACCGGGGCCGTCGAGGACACCGTACGGCTGCAGCGGCTCGCCGCCGATCTGCTGCTGCTCGCCCGGCTGGACGCGGGGGAGCGGCCCGCGGGCACCCGGTTCGACCTGGCGGGGCTGGCCCGGGAGGAGGTGTCCAGGCGCCCGGGGGTGACGGTGGAGGGCGCGAGCGCCGAAGTCGTCGGATCCCGGGGGCAGATGGCGCGACTGCTCGGCAATCTGCTGGACAACGCCCGCCGGCATGCGCGCAGCCGGGTCGCGGTCACCCTGCGGGCCGAGGGCCCGTGGGCCGTTCTGGAGGTCGCCGACGACGGGGCCGGTGTCCCCGCCGCCGAACGCGAGAGGATCTTCGAGCGGTTCGTACGGCTCGACGAGGCCCGCGGCCGGGACGACGGCGGGGCCGGTCTGGGCCTCGCCATCGCCCGCGACGTGGCACTGCGCCACGGCGGCACACTCACCGTCGGCGAAGCCCGGGGAGGCGGAGCGCTGTTCACGCTCCGGCTGCCCGGCCACGCCTGACGCGGAGCGGATCCGGGAAGCGGGGAGAGGCGTTCGTCCTGCCGCTGCCGCTGCCGCTGCCGCTGCCGCTGAGCTGACTCCGGGGTCGTGGTGCCGTGTCCCCGGTCACGCGTCACGTGTTCCCGCGGCGCGTGTTCCCGCGTTCCCGCGGGGCGTCACGGTTTGCCGCGTTGTCCCCGCAGGTGTTCCGCGATCGGCTGCAGCGACTTGTGCAGCTGCTCCAGGGCCTCGGGGGACACCAGGTCCATGAAGTGCCTGCGGACGGACGCCACATGGTGCGGGGCGACCTTCCTCATCGTCTCCAGGCCGTGATCGGTGAGGACGGCGTACAGACCCCGGCGGTCGGACTCGCAGTTCTCCCGCCTGACCAGGTCCGCGTTCTCCATGCGGGTGATCTGGTGCGAGAGGCGGCTCTTCGACTGGAGGGTGGCGGCCGCGAGGTCGCTCATCCGCAGCCGGACGCCCTCCGACTCGGAGAGGTTCACCAGGATCTCGTAGTCGTTCATCGTCAGCCCGAACGGCTGCAGGTCCCTCTCGAGCTGGTACGTCAACAGCCTGTTGACCTCCAGGTGGGTGCGCCAGGCGCACTGCTCCGCATCGGTCAGCCAGCGCGTGGCCGTCTCGGTCTCCATGAATGAAGTCTACCTAAAATGTTGAAAGGCGAACTAGTGAGGGTGGTGTGACGGTGCGCACGCGTTCGATGTCACACTCCGCAGACTACCGCTCACAGCCCGAAGCGACGCTGGAGGTCTCCGAGCTGTCCGGGAAGGCGCGGTGTCGCGGCCTGCTGACCGTACTGGCCCTGGTGGCCGGGTGTGCCGCCGGCGCCGGGCACTCCCGGCTCGTGCGGAACGGCCCCGGTGGCCCGCTCGGCCATCAGGATCTCCGTGGACTGGAGCAGCACGGTGCCGGCTCCTACGAACTCGAACTGATGCTCCTCTCCGGAGGCCCCGCCCAGGCCTGTCAGTGCACGTAGGCCGCCCATGACGCCCGTCATGTACCCGTGGTCGTAGTGATGACACGGGGACGGGCAGTCGGCCCAGCCCACCAGCGCCTGCGGGTCCACCCGGATCGGGGGTTCCATGAACACCACCGGACCGTTTGATGCCGCCACGAACTTGCCGGTTCCGATGAGTGTCAGAAAGCCCGGCACGATCGACTGCTTGAGAGCGAGACTTGGCTGAAAAGCGAGCAGGTTGCCCGAGCGAATGGTCAGGTTGCCGTCGTCCAGGTCATACGAATTCACGTCGAAGGCCCGGTCGGCGAGGAGCATCTTGCCCGAACCGTCCGCCACGACCCAGTCGCTCGCGTGCAGAGGCGAATGGAACGACGTACGGACAAGTCGGTCGAGTCGGCCGTGTCCGACGCCGTTGAACTCCATCGACCCGTAGTAGGCGATCATCTTGCCCTTCTGCAGGAACCACTGGCTCCCCTTGAGCTCCACGCAGAAGGTGTACTTGTTGACGTTGTCGTCGACGGGCAACGTCATGGGGTCGTGGACCGTGGGGCCACCGGGAGTCCCGTACGCGCTCACAGCTTCTCCTCCGAGGCCTGGACGTACACCGCACCACTGCCGCTCAGCTCCAGCTGGAACGCCTCGCCCGAGCCGCGGCCCACCATGTCGCGCCAGCCGAGCGCCGTGGACAGCTTGTTGCGTACGTCGCCGTGGTGCGCCACGTACGCCTGCGGGTCGACGTGGACCGGGCGCTGCGGGGTGATCGGCACCTCGATGACCCCGCCGTGCGCCATCACGGCGACCGCGCCGTGCCCCTTGAGGGTCGTGGTGAACAGGCCCTGGCCCGTCACCTGGCCGCGGACCATGCCCATGACCCCGCCCTGCGAGCCCAGGAACATCGTGCCCTGCTGGAGCGTGCCGTCGAAGGCCAGTAGCCGGTCCGCCTCGACGTAGAGCGTGTCGCCCGTCAGGCTGATCACCTGGATGTGATGGCCGCCGTGCCCGAACAGGACCGTGCCGCTGCCCTCGACGGTCATCAGCGGGGTGGCCTCGCCCGCGACCCGGCGGCCGAGCATCGACATGACGCCGCCCTGGCCGCCCTGGATGTTGGGCGTGAAGGACACCTCGCCCTTGTAGGCGAGCATCGCGCCGCGCTGACTGAACAGGCGCTGGCCCGGCAGGACCGTCGCCTCGATCATCTTGGAGTTCACTTCGCGGAACGGCATGTCACAGGTCCCCCGCGATCGTGTTGCGCTCACTGGGCTGCACGTAGACCAGACCGTCGCCCTCGAAGCGGATCTGGAAGGCCTCGCCGCCGCCCTCGCCCATGAATGTGCGGAACGTCACACCGGCCTGGAAGGACTGCCTGACGTTGCCCTGGTGCGCGATGTACGCGCCCGGGTCCACCGTCAGCGGGTACTGGGAGCTGACGCGCAGCACCACCGCCGGCCCGTCGGACATGATCGCCGCCTGGCCGTGGCCCTCGACGGTGGTCGTGAACAGACCGTTGCCCTGGGAGGCGCCGCGCAGTCCCGTGAAGGACGTGCCCGTGCGCAGCCCGGCGTCGGTCGCGAGGAGATTGCTGGACTCGACGTACAGCGTGTCGCCCCGCAGGCTCACCAGGTTGATCTCGCTCGCCCGGTCCGCGAACCAGCAGGTCCCGTGCCCCTTCACCTCCATCACCGTCATCTGCTCGCCGGTCAGGCGCCGCGTCACCATCCCGCGGATCCCGTCACCGCCACCGCTCAGCTTCTTGAAGGCCATCTGACCGTCGTACGCGACCATCGAGCCGTTCTTCGCCTTCACGGCGTCCCCGGTCATGTCGACGGCCAGCACCTTGCTGCCTTGAAGTCGGAACATCGCCACGGTTGTGACGGTAGCCGCCGGTTGCGGAGGGGGACAGGGTCCACGGGTGGATCTCATCCCTGAGCGGCCCCTTAGGGGCCGACGGGACGACCGCCCGGGGCGCGCCGTCCGCGACCCCCGGGCCGGGGTGCCCCGTCCCGGGTGCCACAATGGCCGGGGCCTTGTGCTTGCGTTCACAAAGCTCGGAGCCCCGGACGACCGACGACTCTCCCCCGACCCCACCGAAGGTGACCCGTGGACATAAAGACCGCCACCGCCCTCCGCCGCCTCCGCCTGGTCTCGGCCCCCGAGGCCGTCTCCTTCCTGCTGCTGCTCGTCTGCTCGGTGCTGAAGCGGACCACGGACTTCAACGCGGTGCCCGTCATGGGCGCGATCCACGGTGTGCTCTTCATCCTCTACGTGATCTTCTGGGCGGACGCCTGGAACCGCGCCCGGTGGAGCGCCGGGACCGGCATCCTCTACTTCGTCCTCTCCGTGCTGCCCACCGGCGGGTTCTTCGCCGAGCGCAAGCTGCGGCGCGAGACCGAGGACGCGGTCATCGCCTCCCGCGCCCGCCGCGAGGGAGTCGTGGGGTCGTCGTGATCGTCGCCTTCTCCGTGACGCCGCTCGGTGTCGGCGAGGACGTGGGGGAGTACGTCGCCGACGCCGTACGGGTCGTGCGCGCGTCCGGACTGCCGAACCGCACCGACGCCATGTTCACCTCCGTCGAGGGGGAGTGGGACGAGGTGATGGACGTGGTCAAGCGTGCCGTCGCCGCCGTCGAGGCCCGCGCGCCGCGCGTCTCCGTCGTCCTCAAGGCGGACATCCGCCCCGGGGTCACGGACGGTCTGACCTCGAAGGTCGAGACCGTCGAGCGGCACCTGTCCGCCTGACCTCCCGTCCCGAGCGGCGCCGACGCCCCCGAACCCCGGTCCACTGGGCCGGGGTTCCGCGCGTCCGGCGGTCCGAGCGGCCGCCGCCGCCCCTCCCCGCGTCGTACGGGAACGTATGCGCGACCGAAGGGCGAGACGGGGCAGACCACGATATGACCGGCGGGTAAGGTCTCATGCCGTGCCGAAGCCGCTCAGCCTTGCCTTCGATCCCATCGCCCGCGCCGACGAACTGTGGCAACAGCGCTGGGGAGCCGTGCCGTCCATGGCCGCGATCACCTCGATCATGCGCGCACACCAGATCCTCCTCGCCGAGGTCGACGCGGTCGTCAAGCCGTACGGACTGACCTTCGCGCGCTACGAGGCCCTGGTGCTGCTCACCTTCTCCAAGGCCGGCGAGCTGCCGATGTCCAAGATCGGCGAGCGGCTGATGGTGCACCCCACCTCCGTCACGAACACCGTGGACCGTCTGGTGCGGTCCGGGCTCGTCGACAAGCGCCCCAACCCCAACGACGGGCGCGGCACGCTCGCCTCCATCACCGACAAGGGCCGCGAGGTCTGCGACGCGGCGACCCGCGACCTGATGGAGATGGACTTCGGGCTCGGGGTGTACGACTCCGAGGAGTGCGGGGAGATCTTCGCGATGCTGCGGCCGCTGAGGGTCTCGGCGCACGACTTCGACGACGAGTAGACGAGGCAGGGGCGCGCGAAGATCGCGCAAAAGGGGCCGTTAGGCTCGTACGCATGAAGAAGAGCGTGCTGACCCGCTACCGCGTGATGGCCTACGTCACCGGTGTGCTGCTGGTCCTGCTGACCCTCGGTGTGATCGCCAAGTACGTGCTCGACATGAACGGTGCCGTGGACTTCACCCGCGTCGTCGCCATCGCGCACGGCTGGCTCTACGTCGTCTACCTCGTGTTCGCCTTCGACCTGGGCGCCAAGGCGAAGTGGCCGGTCGGCAAGCAGCTGTGGGTGCTGCTGGCCGGGACGATCCCGACGGCGGCGTTCTTCGTGGAGCGCAAGGTCAGCCGCGAGCTGGAGTCGAGGATCACAGACGACTCCCCCGTGGTCGCCAAGGCCTAGTCCGGCCCGTCCCACCAGCCGTAACGCCGCGGGACTCCTGCCGCCACCGGATCCTCCGTACCGCCGTCGGTGTGGTCCGTGGCGGTTTCCCATCGACATTTACTAGGACGTCCTAGTAAATTTGGAGGCATGGACGCTGACGCCATCGAAGAGGGCCGCCGACGCTGGCAGGCCCGGTACGACGCATCGCGCAAGCGCGACGCGGACTTCACCACGCTCTCCGGCGACTCCGTGGAGCCGGTGTACGGGCCCCGGCCCGGGGACACGTACGAGGGCTTCGAGCGGATCGGATGGCCCGGCGAGTACCCCTTCACCCGCGGGCTCCACCCGACCGGCTACCGAGGGCGTACCTGGACGATCCGCCAGTTCGCCGGATTCGGGAACGCCGAGCAGACCAACGAGCGGTACAAGATGATCCTCGCCGCGGGCGGCGGCGGTCTCTCGGTCGCCTTCGACATGCCGACTCTCATGGGGCGCGACTCCGACGACCCCCGCGCGCTCGGCGAGGTCGGGCACTGCGGGGTCGCGATCGACTCCGCCGCCGACATGGAGGTCCTGTTCAAGGACATCCCGCTCGGCGACGTCACCACGTCGATGACGATCAGCGGACCGGCCGTGCCCGTCTTCTGCATGTACCTGGTCGCCGCCGAGCGCCAGGGTGTGGACCCCGCCGTCCTGAACGGCACGCTCCAGACCGACATCTTCAAGGAGTACATCGCCCAGAAGGAGTGGCTCTTCGAGCCCGAGCCGCACCTGCGCCTCATCGGTGACCTGATGGAGCACTGCGCCGCGAAGATCCCCGCCTACAAGCCGCTGTCCGTCTCCGGGTACCACATCCGGGAGGCGGGCTCCACGGCCGCGCAGGAGCTGGCGTACACGCTGGCGGACGGCTTCGGGTACGTGGAACTGGGCCTCTCGCGCGGCCTGGACGTCGACGTCTTCGCCTCCGGCCTCTCCTTCTTCTTCGACGCGCACCTCGACTTCTTCGAGGAGATCGCCAAGTTCCGGGCCGCCCGGCGGATCTGGGCGCGCTGGATGCGGGACGTGTACGGCGCGAAGTCCGACAAGGCGCAGTGGCTGCGCTTCCACACCCAGACGGCCGGTGTCTCCCTGACGGCCCAGCAGCCGTACAACAACGTCGTCCGTACGGCGGTCGAGGCGCTCGCCGCGGTGCTGGGCGGCACGAACTCGCTCCACACCAACGCCCTGGACGAGACGCTCGCGCTGCCGTCCGAGCAGGCCGCCGAGATCGCCCTGCGCACGCAGCAGGTGCTGATGGAGGAGACCGGCGTCGC
It encodes:
- a CDS encoding MarR family winged helix-turn-helix transcriptional regulator, yielding MPKPLSLAFDPIARADELWQQRWGAVPSMAAITSIMRAHQILLAEVDAVVKPYGLTFARYEALVLLTFSKAGELPMSKIGERLMVHPTSVTNTVDRLVRSGLVDKRPNPNDGRGTLASITDKGREVCDAATRDLMEMDFGLGVYDSEECGEIFAMLRPLRVSAHDFDDE
- a CDS encoding DUF3817 domain-containing protein, producing the protein MKKSVLTRYRVMAYVTGVLLVLLTLGVIAKYVLDMNGAVDFTRVVAIAHGWLYVVYLVFAFDLGAKAKWPVGKQLWVLLAGTIPTAAFFVERKVSRELESRITDDSPVVAKA
- a CDS encoding DUF3817 domain-containing protein, coding for MDIKTATALRRLRLVSAPEAVSFLLLLVCSVLKRTTDFNAVPVMGAIHGVLFILYVIFWADAWNRARWSAGTGILYFVLSVLPTGGFFAERKLRRETEDAVIASRARREGVVGSS
- a CDS encoding methylmalonyl-CoA mutase, with the protein product MDADAIEEGRRRWQARYDASRKRDADFTTLSGDSVEPVYGPRPGDTYEGFERIGWPGEYPFTRGLHPTGYRGRTWTIRQFAGFGNAEQTNERYKMILAAGGGGLSVAFDMPTLMGRDSDDPRALGEVGHCGVAIDSAADMEVLFKDIPLGDVTTSMTISGPAVPVFCMYLVAAERQGVDPAVLNGTLQTDIFKEYIAQKEWLFEPEPHLRLIGDLMEHCAAKIPAYKPLSVSGYHIREAGSTAAQELAYTLADGFGYVELGLSRGLDVDVFASGLSFFFDAHLDFFEEIAKFRAARRIWARWMRDVYGAKSDKAQWLRFHTQTAGVSLTAQQPYNNVVRTAVEALAAVLGGTNSLHTNALDETLALPSEQAAEIALRTQQVLMEETGVANVADPLGGSWYVEQLTDRIEADAEKIFEQIRERGLRAHPDGRHPIGPITSGILRGIEDGWFTGEIAESAFQYQRALEKGDKRVVGVNVHHGSVTGDLEILRVSHEVEREQVRELGTRRGARDDARVRAALGAMLAAARDGSNMIVPMLEAVRAEATLGEICDALRDEWGVYTEPAGF
- a CDS encoding response regulator transcription factor, producing the protein MRLLIVEDEKRLALSLAKGLRAEGYAVDVVHDGAEGLHRASEGAYDLVVLDIMLPGMNGYRVCAALRAAGHDVPILMLTAKDGEYDEAEGLDTGADDYLTKPFAYVVLVARVKALLRRGRSAHPPVRVLGELTVDTAARRVFRGADEVALTAKEFSVLEQLVLRAGQVVSKAEILEHVWDFAYDGDPNIVEVYVSTLRRKLGAAFIRTVRGAGYRLEAR
- a CDS encoding AIM24 family protein, which produces MFRLQGSKVLAVDMTGDAVKAKNGSMVAYDGQMAFKKLSGGGDGIRGMVTRRLTGEQMTVMEVKGHGTCWFADRASEINLVSLRGDTLYVESSNLLATDAGLRTGTSFTGLRGASQGNGLFTTTVEGHGQAAIMSDGPAVVLRVSSQYPLTVDPGAYIAHQGNVRQSFQAGVTFRTFMGEGGGEAFQIRFEGDGLVYVQPSERNTIAGDL
- a CDS encoding MTH1187 family thiamine-binding protein, giving the protein MIVAFSVTPLGVGEDVGEYVADAVRVVRASGLPNRTDAMFTSVEGEWDEVMDVVKRAVAAVEARAPRVSVVLKADIRPGVTDGLTSKVETVERHLSA
- a CDS encoding AIM24 family protein, translated to MPFREVNSKMIEATVLPGQRLFSQRGAMLAYKGEVSFTPNIQGGQGGVMSMLGRRVAGEATPLMTVEGSGTVLFGHGGHHIQVISLTGDTLYVEADRLLAFDGTLQQGTMFLGSQGGVMGMVRGQVTGQGLFTTTLKGHGAVAVMAHGGVIEVPITPQRPVHVDPQAYVAHHGDVRNKLSTALGWRDMVGRGSGEAFQLELSGSGAVYVQASEEKL
- a CDS encoding AIM24 family protein, producing the protein MSAYGTPGGPTVHDPMTLPVDDNVNKYTFCVELKGSQWFLQKGKMIAYYGSMEFNGVGHGRLDRLVRTSFHSPLHASDWVVADGSGKMLLADRAFDVNSYDLDDGNLTIRSGNLLAFQPSLALKQSIVPGFLTLIGTGKFVAASNGPVVFMEPPIRVDPQALVGWADCPSPCHHYDHGYMTGVMGGLRALTGLGGASGEEHQFEFVGAGTVLLQSTEILMAERATGAVPHEPGVPGAGGTPGHQGQYGQQAATPRLPGQLGDLQRRFGL
- a CDS encoding cell wall metabolism sensor histidine kinase WalK; the protein is MSRLFGSVRAKATLGATVVVAIALVAAGAAVLLSLRANLNGQAGTEAERSAREVAADLSGGASYDRLRLDDDQRPVQVVDGKGVLVAASENLRRISGTGTGAVKPRAQRTAAPGSDGDAADDHGGGKGGDDKGGDGKGGGDDKGGDGRGKDGRGRGTGADDDYSLEPGRIGAEVNFGEGSATLGGDTADYRFAAVEVSVKSKGALTVYAGAPLSAEQGAVRTALTVMLTGLPLLLAVVAAVTWRVTRRALRPVEGIRSEMAAITASEDLARRVPVPDTQDEVAGLARTTNETLAALETSVERQRRFVADASHELRSPIASLRTQLEVGAAHPELLDVTGAVEDTVRLQRLAADLLLLARLDAGERPAGTRFDLAGLAREEVSRRPGVTVEGASAEVVGSRGQMARLLGNLLDNARRHARSRVAVTLRAEGPWAVLEVADDGAGVPAAERERIFERFVRLDEARGRDDGGAGLGLAIARDVALRHGGTLTVGEARGGGALFTLRLPGHA
- a CDS encoding MarR family winged helix-turn-helix transcriptional regulator — encoded protein: METETATRWLTDAEQCAWRTHLEVNRLLTYQLERDLQPFGLTMNDYEILVNLSESEGVRLRMSDLAAATLQSKSRLSHQITRMENADLVRRENCESDRRGLYAVLTDHGLETMRKVAPHHVASVRRHFMDLVSPEALEQLHKSLQPIAEHLRGQRGKP